From the Nocardiopsis changdeensis genome, one window contains:
- a CDS encoding PP2C family protein-serine/threonine phosphatase: protein MPVQHASNDLMVSLVRAGHLATFEELPELVAKKADAAGLPEARFYLSDHQQQVLREVTGVGPDAHGGGEDLPIDHSPAGQAYITGVAVRSDGGPRYWVPILDGAERLGVLHVAWAGDPDRSAMRDLASVVGLLVIAKRSNSDSYARLIRTEPMSVSAEMQWTLMPPGTFADARVTISAAAEPAYENAGDSFDYALTEETVHLAIFDAMGHDTAAGLIANLAVGAFRNERRRGTPLAEIPQGVETTLIQEFVRTRFATAVLAELHLTTGMLEWVNCGHLPPVLIRGEKVRELECDPSHPLGMDLGLPVTVCRERLEPGDRLLFYTDGVIEARDADGNEFGVERFVDFVIRNQADNLPVPETLRRLVHEVLAYHHDTLNDDATVLFCEWHG from the coding sequence TTGATGGTCTCCCTGGTGCGGGCCGGGCACCTGGCCACCTTCGAGGAGTTGCCGGAGCTGGTGGCCAAGAAGGCCGACGCGGCCGGCCTGCCCGAGGCCCGGTTCTACCTCTCCGACCACCAGCAGCAGGTCCTGCGCGAGGTCACCGGGGTGGGCCCCGACGCCCACGGCGGCGGCGAGGACCTGCCCATCGACCACTCGCCGGCGGGCCAGGCCTACATCACCGGCGTGGCGGTGCGCTCGGACGGCGGCCCGCGCTACTGGGTGCCCATTCTGGACGGCGCCGAACGCCTGGGCGTGCTCCACGTGGCCTGGGCCGGCGACCCCGACCGCTCGGCGATGCGCGACCTGGCCTCTGTGGTGGGCCTGCTGGTCATCGCCAAGCGCTCCAACAGCGACTCCTACGCGCGGCTCATCCGGACCGAGCCCATGTCGGTCTCCGCCGAGATGCAGTGGACGCTCATGCCCCCGGGCACCTTCGCCGACGCCCGGGTGACGATCTCCGCCGCGGCCGAGCCCGCCTACGAGAACGCCGGGGACTCCTTCGACTACGCCCTCACGGAGGAGACCGTCCACCTGGCGATCTTCGACGCCATGGGCCACGACACCGCCGCCGGGCTCATCGCCAACCTCGCGGTCGGGGCCTTCCGCAACGAGCGCCGCAGGGGCACGCCGCTGGCCGAGATCCCCCAGGGGGTGGAGACCACCCTGATCCAGGAGTTCGTGCGCACCCGGTTCGCCACCGCCGTCCTGGCCGAGCTCCACCTCACCACCGGCATGTTGGAGTGGGTCAACTGCGGCCACCTGCCCCCCGTGCTCATCCGGGGGGAGAAGGTGCGCGAGCTGGAGTGCGACCCCTCCCACCCCCTGGGCATGGACCTGGGGCTGCCGGTGACGGTGTGCCGCGAGCGGCTCGAACCCGGCGACCGCCTGCTCTTCTACACCGACGGCGTCATCGAGGCCCGCGACGCCGACGGCAACGAGTTCGGGGTCGAGCGGTTCGTGGACTTCGTCATCCGCAACCAGGCGGACAACCTGCCCGTCCCCGAGACCCTGCGGCGCCTGGTGCACGAGGTGCTGGCCTACCACCACGACACGCTCAACGACGACGCCACCGTGCTCTTCTGCGAGTGGCACGGCTGA
- a CDS encoding XRE family transcriptional regulator, with amino-acid sequence MPNDQTGAEAGVGSRLRRRRRALHLTLKDVAEQTGLTEGYLSQIERDQANASVRTLQRLCAVLKLSVGDLFAPPGAAASAVLRFSDTRGMAFGEGATKVKLTPGAFDHLEVLLGHFEPGGSTGVEPCTHGDSEEILLVLSGEVEVQVDGQVHRLSALDSIHYRSSSPHKVVETTGREEARVLWAIAPPTY; translated from the coding sequence ATGCCGAACGACCAGACCGGCGCCGAGGCGGGCGTCGGCTCCCGCCTCCGCCGCCGCAGGCGGGCCCTCCACCTCACCCTCAAGGACGTCGCGGAGCAGACCGGCCTGACCGAGGGGTACCTGTCCCAGATCGAACGCGACCAGGCCAACGCCAGCGTCCGCACCCTCCAGCGCCTGTGCGCCGTCCTCAAGCTCTCGGTGGGCGACCTGTTCGCCCCGCCGGGCGCGGCGGCCAGCGCCGTCCTGCGCTTCAGCGACACCCGGGGCATGGCCTTCGGGGAGGGCGCGACCAAGGTCAAGCTCACCCCCGGCGCCTTCGACCACCTGGAGGTCCTGCTCGGGCACTTCGAGCCGGGCGGCTCCACCGGCGTCGAGCCCTGCACCCACGGGGACTCCGAGGAGATCCTCCTGGTCCTGTCCGGCGAGGTCGAGGTGCAGGTGGACGGCCAGGTCCACCGCCTCTCCGCCCTGGACTCGATCCACTACCGCAGCAGCAGCCCCCACAAGGTCGTCGAGACGACCGGCCGGGAGGAGGCCCGGGTGCTGTGGGCGATCGCCCCGCCCACGTACTGA